In Aquiflexum balticum DSM 16537, a single genomic region encodes these proteins:
- a CDS encoding Uma2 family endonuclease: protein MDSPGSNRKEIKFKYEVYEESGVGEYWIIYPDEQTVLTYTLEKGKYVLQTFYIG, encoded by the coding sequence ATAGATTCGCCAGGAAGCAATAGAAAGGAAATAAAATTCAAATATGAAGTCTATGAAGAAAGCGGGGTTGGGGAGTATTGGATCATATATCCCGACGAACAGACAGTCCTCACCTATACATTGGAAAAAGGGAAATACGTTCTCCAGACATTTTACATCGGGTAA
- a CDS encoding type I restriction endonuclease subunit R, translating into MKFTEGKLESAFTELLGIEGYSHHLGFTLIRQPDEVLIEEDLISFLLEQYSSYGITVNETKSIVLQLKSLPASDLYESNKTFLRMLSDGFILKREDRSQKDIYIQLIDYSGLDNQRQPDESDLITIAGEDEVRNFSYDERTPYYKDNNIYKFVTQFEIIGTEKRIPDGIVYVNGLPLVVIEFKSAIREETTIYDAFKQLTVRYRRDIPELFKYNAFCVISDGVNNKAGSFFAPYEFFYAWRRIAGLAKEVDGIDSMYTLIQGMFDKIRFRDILRNFIYIPDSSKKNEKIVCRYPQYYAARALYDHIKLAQKPNGTGKGGTYFGATGCGKSFTMLYLTRLLMKSEYFESPTIVLITDRTDLDDQLSGQFTNAKKFVGDNTIVSVESRANLRELLEGRQSGGVFLTTIHKFTEDTELLTDRTNVICISDEAHRSQVNLDQKVKVTDKGVTKTFGFAKYLHDSLPNATFVGFTGTPIDATLDVFGKVVDAYTMTESVKDEITVRIVYEGRAAKVLLNNSKLKEIEDYYAKCAEIGSNENQIEQSKKEMAQMYAIIGDPDRLKAVAEDFVTHYVNRVSEGSTVKGKAMFVCSTREIAYELYKNIIALRPEWNEIRAAAEGEVLNDKDLRELKPIERIKMIMTRGKDDEADFYNLLGTSDHRKELDRQFKNEKSNFKIAIVVDMWLTGFDVPFLDSIYIDKPIQRHNLIQTISRVNRKFEGKNKGLVVDYIGIKKQMNLALKQYSEGDKDNFEDIAESIIIVRNHLDLLAKIFHNFDNSKYFHGTTIQQLNTLNMAAEYVQKTKEFETRFMGLVKRLKAAYDICAGSEQLTQVERDYTHFYLAVRSIVFKLTKGNAPDTAQMNAKVREMIKDALQSDGVEEIFKLGNQEETKQDIFDEDYLAKIDKIKLPNTKIKLLQQLLAKVIAEIKKVNRVKGIDFSKKMQDLVERYNQRDESDILRSEVYEEMAEALTNMIWEVHREFSAGDVLGIDFEEKAFYDILKELCVKYDFNYPEDKLIELAKAVKDLVDGQAKFPDWNKRDDIKSALKVGLILLLDEFGYPPVERDEVYVEIFEQAENFKKNQGR; encoded by the coding sequence ATGAAATTTACTGAAGGAAAATTGGAAAGTGCTTTTACCGAGTTGTTGGGGATAGAAGGATATTCCCACCATTTGGGTTTTACCCTTATCCGTCAGCCAGACGAAGTATTGATAGAAGAAGATTTGATAAGCTTTCTTTTGGAACAATACAGTAGTTATGGCATCACGGTAAACGAAACCAAATCCATTGTTCTTCAACTCAAATCCCTACCCGCTTCTGATCTTTATGAAAGCAATAAAACTTTTTTGAGGATGCTTTCCGATGGTTTTATTCTTAAAAGAGAAGACCGCAGCCAAAAGGACATTTATATTCAACTGATTGATTACAGCGGATTGGACAATCAGCGCCAACCTGATGAAAGTGACCTGATAACCATAGCCGGTGAGGATGAAGTAAGGAACTTTAGCTATGATGAAAGAACCCCTTATTATAAGGATAACAACATTTATAAGTTTGTCACCCAATTTGAAATCATCGGTACAGAAAAACGCATACCGGATGGTATTGTCTATGTAAATGGTTTACCACTTGTGGTTATCGAATTTAAAAGTGCCATCAGAGAAGAAACCACCATCTATGATGCTTTCAAACAACTGACTGTTCGTTACCGAAGAGATATTCCTGAGCTTTTTAAATACAATGCCTTTTGTGTTATCAGTGATGGGGTAAACAACAAGGCCGGTTCGTTCTTTGCCCCTTATGAGTTTTTCTATGCGTGGCGTAGGATTGCCGGATTGGCCAAGGAGGTTGATGGGATTGACAGTATGTACACGTTGATTCAAGGGATGTTTGATAAGATCCGTTTCCGGGATATCCTCCGCAACTTTATTTACATTCCTGACAGCTCCAAAAAAAACGAGAAGATTGTCTGCCGCTATCCGCAGTATTATGCTGCAAGGGCGTTGTATGATCACATAAAATTGGCTCAAAAACCCAATGGGACAGGAAAGGGTGGGACCTATTTTGGAGCCACAGGCTGTGGCAAGAGTTTTACCATGCTCTATCTCACGAGGTTGTTGATGAAAAGTGAATATTTCGAAAGTCCTACCATCGTATTGATTACCGACCGCACCGACTTGGACGACCAACTTTCAGGACAGTTTACTAATGCCAAGAAGTTCGTAGGGGATAATACCATTGTAAGTGTGGAGAGTCGTGCCAACCTAAGGGAACTGCTGGAAGGCAGGCAGAGTGGAGGCGTTTTTTTAACTACGATCCACAAGTTCACCGAGGATACCGAATTGCTGACTGACCGAACAAACGTGATCTGCATATCGGACGAGGCACACCGCAGTCAGGTCAATCTGGACCAGAAAGTTAAAGTAACAGACAAAGGCGTAACCAAGACTTTTGGCTTTGCCAAGTATTTACATGATTCATTGCCCAATGCCACCTTTGTAGGATTTACAGGAACACCTATAGATGCCACGCTTGATGTGTTTGGAAAGGTGGTGGATGCTTATACCATGACCGAATCGGTGAAGGATGAAATCACCGTTAGGATCGTCTACGAAGGAAGGGCGGCCAAGGTATTGTTGAACAATTCCAAATTGAAAGAGATTGAGGACTATTATGCCAAATGTGCGGAAATTGGGAGCAATGAAAATCAGATTGAACAAAGCAAAAAAGAAATGGCACAGATGTATGCCATTATCGGTGACCCTGACCGGTTGAAAGCAGTTGCCGAAGATTTTGTAACCCACTATGTGAACAGGGTTTCGGAGGGTTCGACTGTCAAAGGCAAAGCCATGTTTGTGTGCAGTACCCGGGAAATCGCCTATGAGCTGTATAAAAATATCATTGCCTTGCGGCCGGAGTGGAATGAAATCCGGGCAGCGGCAGAGGGAGAAGTTCTTAACGATAAGGACCTGAGAGAACTGAAACCCATAGAGCGCATAAAAATGATCATGACCCGGGGCAAAGATGATGAGGCGGATTTTTATAACCTACTTGGCACCTCCGATCACCGCAAGGAATTGGACCGGCAATTCAAAAATGAAAAGTCCAATTTCAAAATAGCCATCGTGGTGGATATGTGGCTGACGGGATTTGACGTGCCGTTTTTGGATAGTATCTATATTGATAAACCGATTCAGAGGCACAATCTGATTCAGACCATATCAAGGGTAAACCGCAAATTTGAAGGAAAAAACAAGGGATTGGTGGTGGATTATATTGGCATCAAAAAGCAAATGAATCTGGCATTGAAGCAATACAGTGAAGGTGATAAGGACAACTTTGAGGACATTGCTGAATCCATCATCATTGTAAGGAACCACTTAGACCTATTGGCCAAAATTTTCCACAACTTCGACAACTCCAAGTATTTCCATGGAACGACCATTCAGCAACTGAATACTTTGAATATGGCTGCCGAATATGTCCAGAAAACCAAAGAATTTGAAACCAGGTTTATGGGCTTGGTGAAGCGGTTGAAAGCTGCTTATGATATCTGTGCAGGAAGTGAACAGTTGACGCAGGTAGAAAGAGATTATACCCATTTCTATTTGGCTGTGAGGTCCATAGTTTTCAAGCTTACTAAAGGCAACGCACCTGATACTGCCCAAATGAATGCAAAGGTTCGGGAAATGATCAAAGATGCCCTTCAAAGTGATGGTGTGGAGGAAATATTCAAACTCGGTAATCAGGAAGAAACAAAGCAGGATATTTTTGATGAAGATTATTTGGCGAAGATTGACAAAATCAAATTGCCGAATACAAAAATCAAATTGCTTCAGCAGTTATTGGCCAAAGTTATTGCAGAAATCAAAAAAGTAAACCGGGTCAAAGGGATTGACTTCAGCAAAAAAATGCAGGATTTGGTAGAACGCTATAACCAACGTGACGAAAGCGATATTTTGAGAAGTGAAGTCTATGAGGAAATGGCCGAGGCACTTACCAATATGATTTGGGAAGTTCATAGGGAGTTCTCGGCTGGAGATGTTTTGGGAATTGACTTTGAGGAAAAGGCATTTTACGATATTCTGAAGGAATTGTGTGTGAAATATGACTTCAACTATCCTGAAGATAAACTGATAGAACTGGCTAAGGCAGTGAAAGACCTTGTAGATGGGCAGGCCAAGTTCCCGGATTGGAATAAAAGGGACGATATTAAATCTGCTTTGAAGGTAGGCCTGATTTTATTGCTGGATGAGTTTGGCTACCCCCCTGTAGAGCGAGATGAAGTGTACGTTGAGATTTTTGAGCAGGCAGAGAATTTTAAGAAGAATCAGGGGAGGTGA
- a CDS encoding ATP-binding protein → MSERQNIEWKQSWHDDYLKWVCGFANAIGGTIYIGKDDKGNVVDLPDHQKLLEDIPNKIRNTMGIICDINLQQEAGKKLIEIKVNPYSVPVSFRGRYYYRTGSTKMELTGVELNEFLLKKAGKTWDDVVEEGASIKDIDEASIAKFISDSQEKSRIPITKGLSVLQILEKLQLTEGKKLKRAAILLFGKNPGKFYPNVEVRIGRFGEDATDLRFQEVIEGNLIQMLDEVQTQLHHKFLIRPVDFVGMQRVEKDAYPLAALREMLLNALVHRTYMGAHIQLRVFDDRLSIWNEGLLPHGLSLDDLKKEHNSRPRNPKIAKACFMAGYIETWGRGTLKIINACKEAGLPEPEIREMNGGIEITLFSRLVEEAQKGTQRDVPTTQVTTQVTTQVTTQVRNLLEVFEGTHNRQELQEKLGLANREHFRKAYLQPAIDLEFVALTIPEKPKSSKQRYILTERGKNVLSQ, encoded by the coding sequence ATGAGCGAACGCCAAAACATAGAATGGAAACAAAGTTGGCACGATGACTACCTAAAATGGGTATGTGGTTTTGCCAATGCCATTGGCGGCACTATTTATATTGGCAAAGATGATAAAGGCAATGTGGTTGATTTGCCGGATCATCAAAAGTTATTGGAAGATATCCCCAATAAAATCCGCAATACGATGGGCATTATCTGTGACATCAATTTGCAGCAAGAAGCCGGAAAGAAACTCATTGAAATAAAGGTAAACCCCTATTCGGTGCCCGTTTCGTTTCGGGGCAGATACTATTATCGCACTGGTAGTACCAAAATGGAATTGACAGGTGTAGAGCTCAATGAATTTTTGCTCAAAAAAGCGGGAAAAACTTGGGATGATGTTGTGGAGGAAGGAGCCTCAATAAAAGACATTGATGAAGCAAGTATCGCTAAATTCATATCTGATAGTCAAGAAAAGAGCAGAATACCAATCACTAAGGGGCTTTCGGTGCTTCAAATCCTGGAGAAGCTTCAACTTACCGAAGGGAAAAAATTGAAAAGGGCTGCTATTTTACTATTTGGTAAGAACCCCGGAAAGTTTTATCCCAATGTAGAAGTAAGAATTGGACGTTTTGGCGAAGACGCTACAGATTTGCGGTTTCAAGAAGTAATTGAAGGCAATCTGATTCAGATGTTGGATGAGGTTCAAACACAGCTTCATCATAAATTTTTAATCCGCCCGGTAGACTTTGTTGGGATGCAGCGGGTAGAAAAAGACGCATACCCCTTGGCCGCACTGCGGGAAATGCTGCTCAATGCCCTAGTGCACAGAACCTATATGGGGGCTCATATTCAATTGCGCGTATTTGACGATAGGCTGTCTATTTGGAATGAAGGGTTGCTTCCTCATGGCTTAAGTCTGGATGATTTAAAAAAAGAACACAACTCCCGTCCACGTAATCCAAAAATTGCCAAAGCCTGTTTTATGGCCGGTTATATCGAAACTTGGGGTCGAGGTACATTGAAAATTATAAATGCTTGTAAAGAAGCAGGTTTGCCTGAGCCTGAGATCAGGGAGATGAATGGCGGTATCGAAATCACACTGTTCAGTCGTTTGGTAGAAGAAGCTCAAAAGGGAACCCAAAGGGATGTTCCTACCACGCAAGTCACCACGCAAGTCACCACGCAAGTCACCACGCAAGTCAGAAATTTGCTTGAGGTGTTTGAAGGTACACATAACCGTCAGGAACTACAGGAGAAACTTGGTTTGGCTAACAGAGAGCATTTCCGAAAAGCTTATTTACAACCTGCCATTGATCTGGAATTTGTTGCATTAACCATACCCGAAAAGCCCAAAAGCAGCAAACAGCGATACATATTAACAGAAAGAGGGAAAAACGTATTGAGCCAATGA
- a CDS encoding toll/interleukin-1 receptor domain-containing protein — translation MSFINETQLRSQRRSTKTYMTLNESLSDFKNESSSFKTKIFLSHKHDEKEFLEGTISLLKNYGVEVYVDWLDEGMPKSTSSQTAVRIKGKIKENHKFILLATEAAINSKWCNWELGLGDAAKYIDRIALIPVKKDYSDFSGTEYLDIYPYIFNIDYYQYFKGDFRTQGTYVVYPSVNGNDKVVPIAQWLRNRY, via the coding sequence ATGAGTTTTATAAATGAAACACAACTTAGAAGTCAGCGAAGATCTACAAAGACATATATGACTTTAAATGAAAGTCTAAGTGATTTTAAAAATGAGAGTTCCTCTTTTAAAACCAAAATTTTCCTATCACATAAGCATGATGAAAAGGAATTCCTAGAAGGTACAATTTCTCTTTTAAAAAATTATGGTGTAGAGGTATATGTAGATTGGTTGGATGAAGGAATGCCCAAATCAACTTCCAGTCAAACTGCTGTTAGGATAAAAGGAAAAATTAAAGAAAATCACAAGTTTATATTACTAGCAACTGAGGCAGCAATTAATTCCAAATGGTGTAACTGGGAGCTTGGTCTTGGTGATGCCGCCAAATATATTGATCGCATAGCCTTAATACCTGTCAAAAAAGATTATTCTGATTTTTCAGGAACAGAATACTTGGATATTTACCCTTATATATTCAACATCGATTACTATCAATATTTCAAAGGTGATTTTAGGACTCAGGGAACTTATGTAGTATATCCCTCAGTAAATGGTAATGATAAAGTTGTTCCAATTGCACAATGGTTGAGAAATAGATATTAA
- a CDS encoding TIR domain-containing protein, whose product MGRKVFVSYKYGDTLVRDMKKRDLKIVGGNLNFISRPTRARDYVDELQKKIGKDNINLGEKDGESLRDFSDNHIETLLKQRIRQCSVTIVLISKGMQEILIPEEDQWIPWEVSYSLRVVSIGERRKQMNAVLGIVIPDETGTYAWYYTENRACNSVTHQTSKLFKILRDNMFNIIDKEIKECNGTKIHVNSEPSFIKTVKWDDFMNSNDHDFYIERAIEIKDDKNNYDVHINLD is encoded by the coding sequence ATGGGAAGAAAAGTTTTTGTTTCTTATAAGTATGGAGATACTCTAGTTAGAGATATGAAAAAAAGAGACTTGAAAATCGTTGGTGGAAACTTGAATTTCATTTCTAGACCCACGAGAGCCAGAGATTACGTCGACGAGCTTCAAAAGAAAATCGGAAAAGACAATATTAATCTAGGTGAAAAAGATGGGGAAAGTTTGAGGGATTTTTCAGATAATCACATTGAAACTCTTTTAAAACAAAGAATCAGACAATGCAGTGTAACAATTGTTCTTATTTCAAAAGGAATGCAAGAAATTTTGATACCTGAAGAAGACCAGTGGATTCCATGGGAAGTTTCTTACTCCTTAAGAGTTGTATCCATTGGTGAAAGAAGAAAACAGATGAATGCAGTCTTAGGAATAGTGATACCTGATGAAACAGGAACATATGCTTGGTATTACACAGAAAATCGAGCCTGTAACAGTGTTACTCATCAAACAAGTAAGTTATTTAAAATATTGAGAGATAACATGTTTAACATTATTGATAAAGAGATTAAGGAATGTAATGGTACAAAAATACATGTCAATAGTGAACCTTCATTTATAAAAACGGTAAAGTGGGATGACTTTATGAATAGCAATGATCATGATTTTTATATAGAAAGGGCAATTGAAATTAAGGATGATAAAAACAACTATGATGTTCATATAAATTTAGACTAA
- a CDS encoding SIR2 family protein translates to MDFKEALINAFINDYVEKLRQGTATIFLGAGMSKGAGFVDWKGLLKDLATELGLKIDDEPDLISVAQFHKNKNNNRNKIDEKIVNEFTDSDVETENHRIIARLPFNTIWTTNYDDLIEDTHSKIHKKVDVKREVDDLFINRDNRACILYKMHGDKDKPSKAVLLKEDYEKYYYSHEPFISILNSELITKSFLFVGFSFTDPNINYIFGRLTHRYSDKSKDHYCIMKRTALEDWNNVQEKYEYEKIKQDLFVKDLSRYRVQTIFIEKYSDLTLLLGEIERRFNSHSVFISGCAAEYGDFTEREAHNFIHLVSKEIVKNNLIVINGFGLGVGSAVINGALDAVYSNPKKFSENQLVVKPFPQFPSGGKELGELWEEYRENMISRSGIIIIFFGNKKIDDGSIEYAKGVKRELQIALSKGLWPIPIHYTGYMASELYNFLLSEFKNYGIQEHFLKEVGELKYYKGDVAKSVSEIITLINKVAN, encoded by the coding sequence ATGGATTTTAAAGAAGCATTAATAAACGCATTCATCAATGATTATGTAGAAAAGCTAAGACAAGGAACTGCGACTATTTTTCTTGGTGCAGGTATGTCAAAAGGAGCAGGCTTTGTTGATTGGAAAGGACTTCTAAAAGATTTAGCAACTGAATTGGGTTTGAAAATAGACGATGAACCTGATTTGATTTCTGTTGCTCAATTTCACAAAAACAAAAACAACAATCGAAATAAAATTGACGAGAAAATAGTTAATGAGTTTACCGATTCAGATGTTGAAACTGAAAACCATCGAATAATTGCAAGGCTTCCCTTCAATACTATTTGGACAACTAATTATGATGACCTAATTGAAGACACACATTCAAAGATTCATAAAAAGGTTGATGTAAAAAGAGAAGTTGATGATCTTTTTATAAATCGTGACAATCGTGCTTGTATCTTATATAAGATGCATGGTGATAAAGACAAACCTAGTAAGGCTGTTTTGCTTAAGGAGGATTATGAGAAATACTATTACAGTCACGAACCTTTTATCTCAATTTTAAATTCCGAATTAATCACGAAATCATTCCTATTTGTAGGATTCAGCTTCACCGATCCAAATATCAATTACATTTTTGGAAGACTTACTCACAGATATAGCGATAAAAGTAAAGACCATTATTGCATAATGAAAAGAACGGCTCTTGAAGATTGGAACAATGTTCAAGAGAAATACGAATATGAAAAGATTAAGCAAGACCTTTTTGTAAAAGACCTAAGCCGATATAGAGTTCAAACTATTTTTATTGAAAAATACAGTGATTTGACATTACTCCTTGGAGAAATCGAAAGAAGGTTCAATTCACATTCTGTCTTTATCTCAGGTTGTGCTGCTGAATATGGTGATTTTACCGAAAGAGAAGCACACAATTTTATCCATCTTGTTTCAAAGGAAATTGTAAAAAACAATCTCATAGTAATCAATGGTTTTGGTTTAGGCGTTGGAAGTGCCGTGATAAATGGAGCACTTGATGCCGTTTATTCTAACCCCAAAAAGTTTTCAGAAAATCAACTTGTGGTAAAACCTTTTCCGCAGTTTCCAAGCGGTGGTAAAGAATTAGGGGAGCTTTGGGAAGAATACCGGGAAAATATGATTTCCAGGTCGGGTATAATCATTATTTTTTTTGGAAATAAAAAAATTGATGATGGTTCAATTGAGTATGCTAAAGGAGTAAAAAGAGAACTTCAAATTGCATTATCAAAAGGGCTTTGGCCAATTCCGATTCACTATACTGGTTATATGGCTTCGGAATTATATAATTTCCTGCTAAGTGAATTCAAAAATTACGGCATCCAAGAACATTTTTTAAAAGAAGTAGGTGAACTTAAGTATTACAAAGGCGATGTGGCAAAATCCGTGTCAGAAATCATTACACTAATCAATAAAGTAGCAAACTAA
- a CDS encoding restriction endonuclease subunit S domain-containing protein, which translates to MKSNYKRLGDFISPVKIRNYDLEAKDLLGININKFFMPSVANIVGTDLSNYKVVKHNQFACNRMHVGRDYRIPIAVSQSEEPFMVSPAYDVFKIKKGKELLPEYLMMWFSRSEFDRNAWFYTDADVRGGLAWQAFEDMQLPIPSITKQREIVKEYNVIQNRIALNQQLIQKLEETAQAIYREWFVEGIDWENLPEGWRVGHLSELCEYSSKKISVNQISLETYISTENMFQDRGGITAANGLPTPTSFISFEKGNILISNIRPYFKKIWLANFSGGCSNDVLCIVPKSEIPSLFLYQILEKDNFFEYVMAGSKGTKMPRGDKKWIMNYETVIPSKELLGKFNRISKKLQKDILLRKKENQKLTELKELLLSRLATVYV; encoded by the coding sequence ATGAAATCGAATTATAAAAGATTAGGTGACTTCATTTCTCCTGTTAAGATTCGAAATTACGACTTAGAAGCAAAAGATTTGTTAGGCATCAATATCAACAAATTTTTCATGCCTTCAGTAGCTAATATTGTAGGAACAGACTTATCAAATTATAAGGTTGTAAAACATAATCAATTTGCTTGTAATAGGATGCACGTAGGACGTGATTACAGAATTCCCATTGCAGTTTCACAAAGTGAAGAACCATTTATGGTTTCACCTGCTTATGATGTTTTTAAAATAAAGAAAGGAAAGGAATTATTGCCTGAGTACTTGATGATGTGGTTTTCTCGTAGTGAATTTGACCGAAATGCGTGGTTTTATACAGACGCAGATGTAAGAGGGGGATTGGCTTGGCAGGCTTTTGAAGACATGCAATTACCCATTCCCTCCATCACCAAACAAAGAGAAATCGTCAAGGAATACAATGTCATCCAAAACCGGATTGCCCTCAACCAACAACTGATCCAAAAACTCGAAGAAACCGCACAAGCGATTTATAGGGAGTGGTTTGTGGAAGGGATCGATTGGGAGAATTTGCCTGAGGGGTGGAGAGTTGGACATTTAAGTGAGCTATGCGAATATTCAAGTAAAAAAATTTCAGTAAATCAAATCTCTTTAGAAACATATATCTCAACTGAAAATATGTTCCAAGATAGAGGTGGAATTACCGCCGCCAATGGACTTCCAACGCCTACTAGTTTTATAAGTTTCGAAAAAGGCAACATCCTAATTTCCAACATCCGTCCTTACTTTAAGAAAATTTGGTTAGCCAATTTTAGTGGAGGATGTTCAAATGATGTTTTGTGCATTGTACCAAAATCTGAAATCCCTTCTTTGTTCTTGTACCAGATACTTGAGAAAGATAATTTCTTTGAATATGTAATGGCGGGAAGCAAGGGAACTAAAATGCCCAGAGGGGATAAAAAATGGATAATGAATTATGAAACTGTAATTCCTAGCAAAGAGCTATTAGGTAAATTCAATAGAATTTCTAAAAAGCTACAAAAGGATATCCTACTTAGAAAAAAAGAAAATCAAAAGCTAACGGAGTTGAAGGAGTTGCTTCTTTCTAGGTTGGCGACGGTTTATGTTTAG
- a CDS encoding type I restriction-modification system subunit M translates to MPIQKEEPSNKAKGKLKPSKQTQDKPIEVTLWDAANKLRGSVEPAEYKHVVLSLIFLKFASDKFEDHRAKLIAEGKEKYIEMPDFYNMSNVFFLEESSRWGFLIKKSKQNDIALLIDTALHTIEKNNKALKGALPDNYFSRLGLDITKLASLLDTINDIDTLKDPKQDVVGKVYEYFLSKFALAEGKGKGEFYTPKSIVNLIAEMIEPYKGIIYDPACGSGGMFVQSIKFIEAHHGNKKEVSIYGQEYTNTTYKLAKMNLAIRGISGNLGEKAADTFADDQHKDLKADFIMANPPFNQKDWRAENELKDDPRWRGYDVPPKSNANYGWILNMASKLSENGIAGFILANGALSGGGEEYKIRRKLIENNLVEAILVLPQNMFYTTNISVTLWILNKNKKAHTRKIGDETRNYRDREKEILFMDLRQIGIPFEKKYIQFSEEDLSKVTGTYHQWQTAGLNEAPASSYLNIPEFCYSASIEEVVKKDFSLVPSKYIEFVNRDENIDFDEKMQILKSEFADLLKAEAASENDLLAVFKELGYEIEL, encoded by the coding sequence ATGCCCATACAAAAGGAAGAGCCTTCCAACAAAGCGAAAGGAAAATTAAAACCATCCAAACAAACCCAGGATAAGCCCATTGAAGTCACCCTATGGGACGCAGCCAATAAACTGAGAGGCAGTGTAGAACCTGCCGAATACAAACACGTGGTATTGAGTTTGATATTTTTGAAGTTTGCCAGCGACAAGTTTGAAGATCACCGCGCCAAATTGATCGCTGAGGGCAAAGAGAAATACATAGAGATGCCAGATTTCTACAATATGAGCAATGTCTTCTTTTTGGAAGAAAGCAGCCGCTGGGGTTTTCTGATCAAAAAGTCCAAGCAAAATGACATTGCCCTGCTTATTGACACTGCCCTGCATACCATTGAGAAAAACAACAAAGCACTGAAAGGTGCCTTACCTGATAATTACTTCTCCCGCTTGGGACTCGATATCACCAAGCTTGCCTCCCTTCTGGATACCATCAATGACATCGATACGCTCAAGGACCCCAAGCAGGATGTGGTAGGCAAAGTGTATGAATACTTCTTGTCCAAGTTTGCGCTCGCTGAAGGAAAAGGCAAAGGGGAATTTTATACCCCCAAGAGTATTGTCAACCTGATAGCAGAGATGATCGAGCCCTACAAAGGGATCATCTATGACCCTGCTTGTGGTTCGGGGGGTATGTTTGTGCAGAGTATCAAGTTTATAGAAGCTCATCACGGCAATAAAAAAGAGGTTTCCATCTATGGGCAGGAATATACCAACACCACCTACAAGCTGGCAAAGATGAACCTTGCCATCCGGGGCATCAGCGGTAACCTGGGGGAAAAAGCAGCGGATACTTTTGCCGATGACCAACATAAGGACCTGAAGGCCGATTTTATCATGGCCAACCCTCCCTTTAACCAAAAAGACTGGCGGGCAGAAAATGAACTAAAAGACGATCCGAGATGGAGAGGCTATGATGTCCCGCCGAAGAGCAACGCCAATTATGGCTGGATTTTGAATATGGCTTCTAAGCTTTCAGAAAATGGTATTGCGGGTTTTATCCTAGCTAACGGTGCTCTGAGTGGTGGAGGTGAAGAATACAAAATACGGAGGAAGTTAATTGAAAATAATTTGGTGGAGGCGATTCTGGTATTGCCACAAAACATGTTTTACACTACTAACATCAGCGTTACTTTGTGGATTTTAAACAAAAACAAAAAAGCCCACACTCGAAAAATTGGAGATGAAACACGAAACTACCGAGACCGAGAAAAAGAAATCCTATTCATGGACTTGCGTCAAATAGGTATTCCATTTGAGAAAAAATACATTCAATTTTCAGAAGAAGATTTAAGTAAGGTTACTGGGACTTACCACCAGTGGCAAACGGCTGGGTTAAATGAAGCTCCAGCTTCATCCTATTTAAATATCCCGGAATTCTGTTACTCTGCTTCCATTGAAGAAGTGGTCAAAAAAGATTTTTCCCTTGTCCCAAGCAAATACATTGAATTTGTAAACCGAGACGAAAACATTGATTTTGATGAAAAGATGCAAATCCTAAAAAGCGAGTTTGCAGACTTGTTGAAAGCTGAAGCCGCTTCTGAAAATGATTTACTAGCTGTTTTTAAAGAATTGGGTTATGAAATCGAATTATAA
- a CDS encoding globin domain-containing protein gives MNSNQSIYEILGEEKIKILVQHFYQQVEKSPELRKLYPKDLAPAEERLFLFLIHVFGGPHTYLEKRGHPMLRRRHFQWPIDEKMKEEWLKCMFQAIEKVEMDPNISQQIQAYFVQVANHMVNK, from the coding sequence ATGAATTCAAACCAATCCATCTATGAAATCCTCGGAGAAGAAAAAATAAAAATCCTCGTCCAGCACTTTTATCAACAAGTCGAGAAATCTCCGGAATTGAGAAAGCTTTACCCCAAGGATTTGGCACCTGCGGAAGAAAGACTATTTTTGTTTTTGATCCATGTATTTGGTGGGCCTCATACTTATTTGGAAAAAAGAGGTCATCCGATGTTGAGACGGAGGCATTTTCAATGGCCTATTGATGAAAAAATGAAAGAGGAGTGGCTCAAATGTATGTTTCAGGCAATTGAAAAAGTAGAAATGGACCCCAATATCAGCCAACAGATACAGGCATATTTTGTCCAAGTGGCAAATCATATGGTGAATAAATAA